The genomic interval CAGGCGGTTGCGCTGGAGGAATCTCCACTTGGTAGGCGCCGAGCCGCACGGCACCTCACTGGCGACGACGCCGTGCTCGGCGATGCGGCCGATGAGCTCGCTGTGACCGGCGGGGTAGGCGCGGTCGGCTCCCCCCGCGAGGAGCGCGACCGTCAGCCCACCCACCGCCAGGGCGGCTCGGTGGGCTGCACCGTCGATGCCGTAGGCACCGCCCGATATCACCGGGATGCCGCCGCCGGCCAGATCCGCGGAGAGCTCCAGTGCGACGTGGTCGCCGTACGACGTGGCGGCGCGTGCCCCCACGAGGGCGACGGACGGCGTGAGGCGACCGAGCTTCGCCGGGTCGCCTCGCACCCACAGGCACAGTGGCGCATGCTCGCCCAGGTCGTCGAGCTGCGCCGGCCATTCCGGATCGGCGCGGGTCACGATCCGGACACCGGTCGTCGAGGCGATGCGCATCGCCGTCGCGATCCCACCCGGCTGCAGTCGCGGCATCCATCGTTTGCGGCCGGCTGCGAGTTCGCCGTCGCTCATGCCCGACACCGGCGATCCGCCACCGTCTCGCACCACGCGGAGCGCCTCGACCGCTCCGATGCGCTCGATCAAGCGTCCTGCGACGCCGTCGCCAGGCTCGGTCAGGTGGCTCCACACCACGACCGCGTACCGCTCGACCATGGCCCGGTCGTCGAGGTGTCGCGCTCGCGCATCGGCGGCGAGTTCGTGCCGGGCGGCCGAAGCCGTGAGCTCGAGAGCGCTCATAGCGCGATTCCCTTCTTGAGGAACAGGGCGCGGCCGATGTGATCCGCGCTGAGTTGCGGGCTGCCGTCGAGATCTGCGAGCGTCCAGGCGACGCGCAGCACGCGGTCGTAGCCTCGCAAGGTCAGGGCGCCGCGATTCAGTGCGGCATCCAGCGGACGGCGCACCATCGCCGGCGGGGCTCCTGGCCCGTCTCGCAGCCAGCCACCCGGCAGGTGGGCGTTGAGACGCCACGGCGTGATGGCAAGTCGCCGCGCCGCGCGTTCCCTGGCTTCGGCGACTCGCGACCGCGCGATCGCCGTCGTCGTGGAGTCATGCCGAGCTCCGGCCTGGGCCACCGAGACGCGGGCGAGCGTCAATTCGATGTCCATGCGGTCGAGCAGCGGGCCGGAGAGGCGGCCCAGGTAGCGTCGAATCGCGGCGGGCGCGCACGTGCACGTGCCCCCGCGGATGCCGTAATCGCCGCACGGACAGGGATTCGTGGCGAGCACGAGCTGGAAGCGCGCCGGGAACTGCGCCGTCGCGCTCGCCCGATGGATCGTGATCGTGCCGGACTCGAGTGGCTGCCGCAGGGCGTCCAGCGCACTCCCCTGGAACTCCCCCGCCTCGTCGAGGAACAGGATGCCCTCCGTTGCACGTGCGATCGCGCCCGGTCGCACAACGCGGGATCCGCCCCCGACCAGGGCTGCCACGCTCATCGTGTGGTGGGGCGCCTCGAAGGGAGGCGTCCGCGACAGGACCGTCACCGGCACACCGGAAAGGCTGCGTATCGACGCGGCCGTCAGCGCTGCCCGGTCATCGAGCTCGGGAAGGATGCCGGGCAGCCGTCGGGCGAGCATGGTCTTGCCCGCCCCGGGCGGTCCGCACATGAGCAGATGGTGCCCGCCGGCCGCCGCCGTGACCAGAGCCTCGACCGCCTCGCGCTGGCCGATGACGTCGGCGAGGTCGAGGTCTTCGGGCGCGGCCGGCTCGTCCGCTCCCGCGCCGACCGGCTCGACGTCCGGCACCTCCACCGTGGCACCGTGCCATGCCGCGACCTGAGCGAGGTTCACGGCGCCGAGCACCTCCACGCCTGCGACCAGTTCAGCCTCTGCCCGGTTGGCGTGGGGAACGACGACCCGTCGGTGTCCAGCTCGCTCCGCAGCGACGACGGCGGGCAGGATGCCCGGGATAGGCCTCAGCCGCCCGTCGAGCCCCAGCTCGCCCAGGTGGACCGTCGAGGCTACGGATGCGGCATCCATCGGCACTTCTGTCGCGAGCGACGCGATCGCGATGGCGACGTCGAAGCCCGACCCGTGCTTGGGAAGGCTTGCCGGCGAGAGGTTGACCGTCAGACGGCGACGCGGCAGAGGCAGACCGCTGTTCGCACAGGCGTTGTGCACGCGCTGCACGGCTTCGCCGAGTGCCTTGTCGGGCAATCCGATGATCTTGAACTCGGGGGTCTGCTTCGAGAGGTCGGCTTCGACCTCGACACGCTCGCCGTCGACACCGACGAGCGCGACTGACCACGTCCGTGCGACCGTCACGGCACCTCCACATCGACCAGGTGCTCTAGCGTCGCCGTCGCGGGATCGACACCCGTCAGACCCACCGCATCGATCCGCACCCGCCGCCCTTGCAGCTCATCGGGGTGAGCCGCCATCCAGGCCGCCGCGAGTCGCCACAGGCGCAGGCGTTTGCGCGCGTCGATCGCTTCGAAGGGATGCCCGAATGCGTCGCCGCGCCGAGTCTTCACCTCGACGACGACGACGTCCCGTCCTTTGGTCACCACCAGGTCGAGCTCGCCGGATCGGCACCGCCAGTTGCGGGAGAGGATGCGGTAGCCGCTCTCCTCGAAGTATCGAGCGGCCCGGTCTTCGCCGGCACGCCCCAGTTCGTCCTTCGCTGCCATACGGCGAGCGTGACGTGGCGTGGACTCCCCCGAGCGCGAGATGCCGGCATCCGGGGACAGCCTCGATGATCTCGTGGTTGTGGAGGAGCCGCGGCGTCGCCATCCGGCGTCAGACGAGGGACGTCGGCGTCGCGTGGTCGATCTAGGATGGACTCACCATGGATGACGAAGTCTTCGAGGACTATGACCGCGAGCTCGAACTCGCGCTCTACCGCGAGTACCGGGACGTCGTCTCGCAGTTCCAGTACGTGATCGAGACCGAACGGCGCTTCTACCTCGCGAATGAGGTGAACGTGACCCGTCGAGACACCGAACACGACTTCTACTTCGAGATCTCGATGACCGATGTGTGGGTGTGGGACATCTATCGCGCGGACCGCTTCGTGAAGTCGGTACGGGTCCTGACGTTCAAGGACGTCAACGTCGAGGAGCTCTCACGGCGCGACTTCCACCTGCCCGAGGAACTCTCGCTCGACAGCTGAACCGCCGATGATACGGCTCGCGCCGTGTCGGGACAGCGCCGCGATCAGAACAGCGTCGGCCAGTCCGCGATCGCCCACGACGACCGGTGGTGCCGGCTCAGTCCGTGCTCCTGGATCGCCTCCCGGTGGTCAGGACTCGCATAGCCCTTGTTTCGCGCCCAGTTGTATGCGGGCAGCTCGTCGTGGAGCCCCGTCATGAGGGCATCGCGCGCCACTTTGGCGATGACGGATGCCGCAGCCGCACTCGCGCAGTCGCGGTCGGCCTTGATCACCGGACGCACGACGAGCCCGCGTGCTCCGGCAGGGGTGATGTAGTCGTAATTGCCGTCGAGGATGACGATCGCCTCTTCTGGGAGCACCCCGTGAGCACGCAGGTCCGCCAGTGCGCGGATCGTCGCGAGTCCGAGCGCCCGCATGATGCCGACCTCGTCGATCTCGACCGAGCTCGCCCAGCCCACCGCGTTCGCCGATACCCACGACGCCGCGCGCGCAGCGACCTCGGCGCGCTTCGGCTCGGGCACGAGCTTCGAGTCTCTGAGTCCCTGCGGCACGCGCTTGCGTGCACGTGGCGCGTCGACGACGACAGCCCCGACCGCGACCGGGCCGGCCAGCGCACCGCGGCCCACCTCGTCGCACGCGATGACGATCGGATACTCCCGCAGGAGCCTTCGCTCGAGCGTCAGGCGCGGCTCCGTGACAGTCACCCGCCGGAATCCTGCCCGACGGGCTCGGGCACGCCGGCGAACACGTCGTGGTGGAAGTCGAGGGCACCGATGCGGTTCAGGGGCCAGGTGATCACGAACGCGCGTCCTACGACATTGTCGATCGGCACGAATCCCTGCCCGGGCTGGTCGCGGTTGTACCGCGAGTCCTTGGATCGGTAGCGGTTGTCGCCGAGCACCCAGAGGCTCCCTTCGGGGACCACCACGTCGAACGGGTCGGCCGAGACTGCAGCATCCTCCGCGGGCAGCTTCACGTAGGCCGTCTCGTCGATCGGCACGCCGTTGATGGTGATCTGACCCAGCGCGTTGCAGCAGACGACGTGATCGCCCGGAAGTCCGATGATGCGCTTGACGAGGTGATCGTCGCTGTCGGGAGCCGACAGGCCGACCACGGAGAGCACCCAGTCGATCCCCTCGACGATCGGCGGGCGGACCGGCTCGGTGGTCGGTGGCAGCCAGCCTCCGGGATCTTGGAAGACGACGATGTCGCCGTGGTCGTACTCGCCGAAGCGCGGCGTGATCTCGTCTACGAGGATCCGGTCGTTGATGAGGAGCGTGTCCTCCATCGAACCGGATGGGATGTAGAACGATCGGACGACGAACGTCTTGACGAGGAACGACACAAGCACTGCGACCAGCACGATGAGCAGGACGTCCCGCAGGAAGGCGAGCGAGCTGCGACGCCGCCTCGATTTGGTCGCCTCACGAGTCGGCCGATCCGACGGAACCTCCCCCGCCGGGGCCGTCTGTTCGGTCGTCATTCGATTCCTCTTCGGGCGCGCCGCCTGTCGGAGAGCCGTTCTTCAAGGTTCCCACACTCCGCGCGCGGGATCGGTCCCGAGAGCGCGATTCGCGGGCGCTTCCCGGTTCCCGTCGTACCGCACACGACGAAGCCCCGGACCGCAGTGGTCCGGGGCTTCGTCACGCGTTTCTCAGAAGCTACGTCTCTCAGAGGACGAGCGTCAGTTGTCGCGCTTCTCCTTGATCTTGGCCTTCTTGCCACGGAGGTTGCGCAGGTAGTACAGCTTCGCGCGACGCACATCACCGCGGGTGACGACCTCGATGTGGTCGATCACCGGGCTGTGCACCGGGAAGGTGCGCTCCACGCCGACCTGGAAGCTGATCTTGCGAACGGTGAAGGTCTCGCGCACGCCGTCGCCCGAGCGGCCGATGACGACGCCCTGGAAGACCTGGATACGGGAGCGGTTGCCCTCCGTGATATTGACGTGCACCTTCACGTTGTCGCCAGGGGCGAAAACGGGGATGTCCGAGCGGAGGGAGGCCGCGTCGACAGCGTCGAGGATCTGCATGATCATTACTCTCTGCGGCCGCCACAGGTCGACCGCTGGATTGAATGGGAAGGATGTCGTGCGCCCCAGGCCATCGGCAATCCGGACGGCGGGCTCCCCTGAGGCAGAGCCTGGTCAGGGCACAAAGGTCCATTCTGCCATGGATGCGGCAACCGGCCAAAACGCCGCGATCGGCCGGGAATGCGCAATCGGCCGGACGGGCTCAGACGCGAGGAGGGCTCTGCTTCTCGCTCACGACGATGACCTCCTGGACCTCGACGGGCGCTCCCGGCTCCGCCGGCTGCAGGTAGGCCATGCCGTCCGCGGTGCGGAGCACCATCCGCGACGGCTTGGCCTCGCGCCAGAGCTGCCACAGCGCGAGCCAGAAGAGGCCCACGCCCACCAGGATCGTCACGACCATCATGGGCGCCCACCATGCGGGGTTGAAGAACCCGAGCGCGATCACGAGGACATGCCAGACGGCGAAGCCGAGCACATCCCACCACGACACCGCGCGATGCGCTCGCACCGTTCCTCGCGCTCGGACGAGGAGTGTCAGCAGGAGCTGCCAGAGGAAGACACCCGGGATGGCGAGGAACAGCACCCAGAGGAAGGCCCAGCCTCCCGCGTTGAAGACCGCCCAGCCGACCAGCAGCCACAGAGGGAGAAGGAATGCGGCAGGGATGAGCCAGCCATAAAATGCGCGACGCAGCCACATGTGTCAGATATTACGCCGATCGCGGCATCCGTGGCCGGTCTCTCGCGCGTCACGGAGCAACCTCACAGCCGCACATCATCGACCGCGCACTGGGCGGCGTCCGACAGAATGGACACGACGAGAGGAACCGGCATGATCGAACTGCGCACGCCCGCTGAGATCGAGGCGATGAAGCCCGCAGGGCGCTTCGTCGCGGAGACCCTCGCGACGCTTCGCGATGAGACGAAGGTCGGCACCAACCTGCTGGCGATCGACCGTCATGCCCACGATCTGATCCGTCGTGCCGGCGCCGAATCCTGCTACATCGACTATCACCCCTCATTCGGAGCGCGTCCGTTCGGCAAGGTCATCTGCACCTCGGTCAACGATGCCGTCCTGCACGGCCTGCCTTTCGACTACGCGTTGCGTGACGGCGATCTCGTCTCACTGGACTTCGCGGTGTCGGTCGACGGCTGGGTCGCCGATTCCGCCGTCTCGTTCGTCGTCGGCACACCCCGCGACGAGGACCTCGCGCTCATCGACACGACCGAGCGGGCGCTGGACGCCGCGATCGGGGCGGCCGTCGTCGGAAACCGCATCGGCGACATCTCGCACGCGATCGCCGAGGTCGCGCACGGCGATGGGTACTCCATCAACACGGACTTCGGCGGCCACGGCGTCGGCCGCATCATGCACGGCGATCCGCATGTGCCCAACGACGGCAAGGCCGGACGCGGCTACCCGCTGCGGGCAGGGCTCGTCGTCGCACTCGAGCCGTGGTTCCTCGAGACGACCGACGAACTCGTCACAGACCCGGACGGCTGGACGCTGCGCAGCGTCGACGGTTCCCGCGGCGCCCACGCCGAGCACACCGTCGCGATGACCGAGGCAGGTCCGATCGTGCTCACCGACCGTTCCTGGCTCGGCGTGCGCTGACCGCTCGGGTATCAGAGCGTCTCGCTCGCCCCCGTCCCGACCACGTGGACGCGCACGTTGTTCGTCGAGCCGGCGATCCCTGGAGGCGCCCCGGCCGTCACGATCACGCGGTCGCCCACCTGCGCCAGGCCCTGGCCGAGAAGGCTGTCATCGAGGATCGCCATGAGCTCGTCCGTGCTGTTTCCGCGCGGCACGAGGAGCGTGTGGACACCCCAGAGCAGGGCGTTGCGGTTGCGCGTGCCGGGCAGATCGGTGAACGAGACGATGGGGATCGCATGCCGAAGCCGCGACATCCGGCGAGCAGTGTCGCCCCCCTGACTGAAGACGCACAGGTACTTCGCATTGACGAACTCGGCGACCTCCACCGCGGCGAGCGTGATCGCCCCGGCCTGCGTGCGGGGCTTCGTCCCGAGGGGCGGGATGCGGTCGAGCCCGTGATCCTCGGTCGAAGAGATGATTCGCGCCATGGTCTCGACCACGGTCACCGGATGCGCGCCCACGCTCGTCTCGCCCGAGAGCATGACGGCGTCCGCACCGTCCACGACCGCGTTCGCGACATCGCTGGTCTCCGCCCGCGTCGGAACCGGATTCACGATCATCGAGTCGAGCAGCTGGGTGGCCACGATGACCGGCTTGGCCCACCGCCGTGCAAGCTCGATCGCCCGCTTCTGCACGATGGGCACGGCCTCGAGTGGCAGCTCAACGCCGAGATCCCCGCGCGTGACCATGACGCCGTCGAAGATGTCGATGATCTCCTGCAGGCTCTCGACGGCCTGCGGCAGCTGGATCTTCGCGATGAGGGGGACGTCGCGTCCCTCCTCGGCCATGATGACGCGAGCGCGGTGCGCGTCTTTCGCGCTTCGCACGAATGAGAGCGCGACGATGTCGGCGCCGAGTCGAAGTGCCCAGCGCAGGTCGGACTCGTCCTTTTCGGTGAGCGGCGGCATGCTGACGGACACGCCGGGCAGGTTGATGCCCTTGTTGTTCGAGATCTCTCCCCCGACGACCACCTCGGTGCGGACCCGCACACCGTCGGTGTCGAGCACCCGGAGGCGCACCCTTCCGTCGTTGACGAGGATCGCATCGCCCGGTTCGACGTCTGCCGCCAGGTGCGCATACGACGTGGTAGCGACATCCTTCGTACCCACGACGTCCTCGGTCGTGATCGTGAACTCGTCACCCGGCGCGAGGAGGTGCGGGCCATCGGCGAACCTTCCCAAGCGGATCTTCGGACCCTGCAGATCCACCAGCACTCCGACCGCGCGACCGGTCTCCTCGCTTGCGCGACGCACATGCGCGTAGGCCAGCTCGTGTTCGGACCGATGTCCATGGCTCAGATTCAGGCGCGCGACATCCACTCCCGCGTCCACGAGCCGCACGATGGTCTCGTACGACTCGGTGGAGGGGCCGAGGGTGGCGATGATCTTGGCGCGGCGCATGACGGATCCTTCATCTCGATGGGTACTGACATGCTCTCGCGCATCCTGACCGCGCGTGTTAACCACCGGTAACGGTTTGAGTGGACTGCGGTCGGATCCGGCCGGACCGGTTCGGAGCGACTATGTCGCCGACGGATGTCGCAGGACCGCTGCGGATCGCGGCGGCAGCCGAAGCGAATCCGGCTCGCGCACGGCGGCGGGATCTGTCGCGAGCAGCACCGTGGCGCCACCCGGCACGTCGAAATGCCGCACGCCCGTCGAGAAGTTCACCAGGATCTCCACACCTCCCCGCGTCAGACGGAACCAGCGCTCGTTCTCGTCCGCGGATGCCGCGAGACCGGCGAAGGCGGGGTCTGAGAGGTCGGGCACGGCGTGGCGCAGCGCGATCAGCTCGCGATACAGATCCAGCATCCTGGCATGTATGCCCTCCCGGGTCTCGTCCCAGCGGAGCTTGGACCGACGGAATGTCTCGGGGTCCTGCGGGTCCGGCACGAGCGACTCGTCCCAGCCCATCCGTGCGAACTCCGCGATCCGCCCCTCCGCCGTCGCTCGGCCGAGCTCGGGTTCGGGGTGAGACGTGAAGAACTGCCAGGGCGTGCCGGCCGCCCACTCCTCCCCCATGAAGAGCATCGGCGTGAACGGCGTGAGCACGGTCAGCACGGCGGCTATCGCCAGGCTTCCCTCATCCAGCGACTGCGAAAGCCTGTCGCCGGTCGCGCGGTTGCCGATCTGATCGTGATCCTGGCTGAACGTGATGAGACGGGATGACGGGATTCGCGGGTCGATCGGCCTGCCGTGGGCGGCACCCCGGAACGAAGACCAAGTGCCGTCATGGAAGAAGCCGCGTGTGGCGACCTTCACCAGCGCCGACAACGGTGCGAAGTCGGCGTAGTAGCCGGAGGTCTCGCCCGTCAGCGCCACGTGGACGGCATGGTGGTAGTCGTCGCTCCACTGGGCGCTCAGGCCGTAGCCGTCGGCCTCGCGCGCAGAGATCAGCGTGGCGTCGTTCAGATCGGATTCGGCGATCAGGCTCAGCGGCCGACGGACGTGGGCGCTGAGCGCCTCCGCCGCCTCGGCGAGCTCCTGCAGGACGTGGACCACGCTCTCGTCCTTCAGCGCGTGGACGGCGTCGAGCCGCAGGCCGTCGACGTGGAAGTCGCGCAGCCACATCAAGGCGTTCTCGATGATGTACGAGCGCACGGCCGGCTGGTCGAGATCGACCGAGTCGCCCCAGGTGTTGCGGGTGCCCGTGCGCAGGTATGGACCGAACTCGGGCAGATAGTTGCCGCTCGGCCCCAGATGGTTGTAGACGACGTCCTGGATCACGGCGAGCCCGGCGCGATGGCAGGCATCGACGAAACGCTGATACGCGGCCGGGCCGCCGTACGCCTCGTGCACGGCGTACCAGAGCACTCCGTCGTATCCCCAGTTCCACTCGCCGT from Microbacterium pumilum carries:
- the dprA gene encoding DNA-processing protein DprA; its protein translation is MSALELTASAARHELAADARARHLDDRAMVERYAVVVWSHLTEPGDGVAGRLIERIGAVEALRVVRDGGGSPVSGMSDGELAAGRKRWMPRLQPGGIATAMRIASTTGVRIVTRADPEWPAQLDDLGEHAPLCLWVRGDPAKLGRLTPSVALVGARAATSYGDHVALELSADLAGGGIPVISGGAYGIDGAAHRAALAVGGLTVALLAGGADRAYPAGHSELIGRIAEHGVVASEVPCGSAPTKWRFLQRNRLIAALSAATVVVEAGWRSGSLNTAAHAAALSRGLGAVPGPITSAASAGSHRLLREFGAQCITSAADVRELLGLDVTPRFVASGGSSEERPPTDDTTRVRDALSTRVWRDAEDVGRRAGIAREDVEAILGLMHLGGEVVRGGGGWRRLSAAARS
- a CDS encoding YifB family Mg chelatase-like AAA ATPase; protein product: MTVARTWSVALVGVDGERVEVEADLSKQTPEFKIIGLPDKALGEAVQRVHNACANSGLPLPRRRLTVNLSPASLPKHGSGFDVAIAIASLATEVPMDAASVASTVHLGELGLDGRLRPIPGILPAVVAAERAGHRRVVVPHANRAEAELVAGVEVLGAVNLAQVAAWHGATVEVPDVEPVGAGADEPAAPEDLDLADVIGQREAVEALVTAAAGGHHLLMCGPPGAGKTMLARRLPGILPELDDRAALTAASIRSLSGVPVTVLSRTPPFEAPHHTMSVAALVGGGSRVVRPGAIARATEGILFLDEAGEFQGSALDALRQPLESGTITIHRASATAQFPARFQLVLATNPCPCGDYGIRGGTCTCAPAAIRRYLGRLSGPLLDRMDIELTLARVSVAQAGARHDSTTTAIARSRVAEARERAARRLAITPWRLNAHLPGGWLRDGPGAPPAMVRRPLDAALNRGALTLRGYDRVLRVAWTLADLDGSPQLSADHIGRALFLKKGIAL
- a CDS encoding YraN family protein, whose protein sequence is MAAKDELGRAGEDRAARYFEESGYRILSRNWRCRSGELDLVVTKGRDVVVVEVKTRRGDAFGHPFEAIDARKRLRLWRLAAAWMAAHPDELQGRRVRIDAVGLTGVDPATATLEHLVDVEVP
- a CDS encoding DUF2469 domain-containing protein, with amino-acid sequence MDDEVFEDYDRELELALYREYRDVVSQFQYVIETERRFYLANEVNVTRRDTEHDFYFEISMTDVWVWDIYRADRFVKSVRVLTFKDVNVEELSRRDFHLPEELSLDS
- a CDS encoding ribonuclease HII — protein: MTVTEPRLTLERRLLREYPIVIACDEVGRGALAGPVAVGAVVVDAPRARKRVPQGLRDSKLVPEPKRAEVAARAASWVSANAVGWASSVEIDEVGIMRALGLATIRALADLRAHGVLPEEAIVILDGNYDYITPAGARGLVVRPVIKADRDCASAAAASVIAKVARDALMTGLHDELPAYNWARNKGYASPDHREAIQEHGLSRHHRSSWAIADWPTLF
- the lepB gene encoding signal peptidase I is translated as MTTEQTAPAGEVPSDRPTREATKSRRRRSSLAFLRDVLLIVLVAVLVSFLVKTFVVRSFYIPSGSMEDTLLINDRILVDEITPRFGEYDHGDIVVFQDPGGWLPPTTEPVRPPIVEGIDWVLSVVGLSAPDSDDHLVKRIIGLPGDHVVCCNALGQITINGVPIDETAYVKLPAEDAAVSADPFDVVVPEGSLWVLGDNRYRSKDSRYNRDQPGQGFVPIDNVVGRAFVITWPLNRIGALDFHHDVFAGVPEPVGQDSGG
- the rplS gene encoding 50S ribosomal protein L19 — encoded protein: MQILDAVDAASLRSDIPVFAPGDNVKVHVNITEGNRSRIQVFQGVVIGRSGDGVRETFTVRKISFQVGVERTFPVHSPVIDHIEVVTRGDVRRAKLYYLRNLRGKKAKIKEKRDN
- a CDS encoding MFS transporter permease, producing the protein MWLRRAFYGWLIPAAFLLPLWLLVGWAVFNAGGWAFLWVLFLAIPGVFLWQLLLTLLVRARGTVRAHRAVSWWDVLGFAVWHVLVIALGFFNPAWWAPMMVVTILVGVGLFWLALWQLWREAKPSRMVLRTADGMAYLQPAEPGAPVEVQEVIVVSEKQSPPRV
- the map gene encoding type I methionyl aminopeptidase, with protein sequence MIELRTPAEIEAMKPAGRFVAETLATLRDETKVGTNLLAIDRHAHDLIRRAGAESCYIDYHPSFGARPFGKVICTSVNDAVLHGLPFDYALRDGDLVSLDFAVSVDGWVADSAVSFVVGTPRDEDLALIDTTERALDAAIGAAVVGNRIGDISHAIAEVAHGDGYSINTDFGGHGVGRIMHGDPHVPNDGKAGRGYPLRAGLVVALEPWFLETTDELVTDPDGWTLRSVDGSRGAHAEHTVAMTEAGPIVLTDRSWLGVR
- the pyk gene encoding pyruvate kinase; its protein translation is MRRAKIIATLGPSTESYETIVRLVDAGVDVARLNLSHGHRSEHELAYAHVRRASEETGRAVGVLVDLQGPKIRLGRFADGPHLLAPGDEFTITTEDVVGTKDVATTSYAHLAADVEPGDAILVNDGRVRLRVLDTDGVRVRTEVVVGGEISNNKGINLPGVSVSMPPLTEKDESDLRWALRLGADIVALSFVRSAKDAHRARVIMAEEGRDVPLIAKIQLPQAVESLQEIIDIFDGVMVTRGDLGVELPLEAVPIVQKRAIELARRWAKPVIVATQLLDSMIVNPVPTRAETSDVANAVVDGADAVMLSGETSVGAHPVTVVETMARIISSTEDHGLDRIPPLGTKPRTQAGAITLAAVEVAEFVNAKYLCVFSQGGDTARRMSRLRHAIPIVSFTDLPGTRNRNALLWGVHTLLVPRGNSTDELMAILDDSLLGQGLAQVGDRVIVTAGAPPGIAGSTNNVRVHVVGTGASETL
- the treZ gene encoding malto-oligosyltrehalose trehalohydrolase, whose translation is MIRVWAPRAERVRLRRHGRPDAALVAVADGWWRSDLTLADGEEYGFVLDDADVARPDPRSRRQPRGVHDLSAHVDLSAFVWSDDVWTGRRLAGGVIYELHVGTFTPEGTLDAAVERLGHLVTLGITHVELLPVNSFNGEWNWGYDGVLWYAVHEAYGGPAAYQRFVDACHRAGLAVIQDVVYNHLGPSGNYLPEFGPYLRTGTRNTWGDSVDLDQPAVRSYIIENALMWLRDFHVDGLRLDAVHALKDESVVHVLQELAEAAEALSAHVRRPLSLIAESDLNDATLISAREADGYGLSAQWSDDYHHAVHVALTGETSGYYADFAPLSALVKVATRGFFHDGTWSSFRGAAHGRPIDPRIPSSRLITFSQDHDQIGNRATGDRLSQSLDEGSLAIAAVLTVLTPFTPMLFMGEEWAAGTPWQFFTSHPEPELGRATAEGRIAEFARMGWDESLVPDPQDPETFRRSKLRWDETREGIHARMLDLYRELIALRHAVPDLSDPAFAGLAASADENERWFRLTRGGVEILVNFSTGVRHFDVPGGATVLLATDPAAVREPDSLRLPPRSAAVLRHPSAT